One genomic window of Polaromonas sp. SP1 includes the following:
- the secE gene encoding preprotein translocase subunit SecE, producing MASSQVETVSTSADKVKLGAAVLLLVGSLAGFYFFAKQGPVAQWGALIVGLVAAIAVFLTSEPGKQFVAFGRDSWREVKKVVWPARREAIQMTAYVFAFVVVMALFLWLTDKTLEWVFYDLILGWKR from the coding sequence ATGGCCTCTTCTCAAGTTGAAACCGTCAGTACCAGCGCCGACAAGGTCAAGCTGGGTGCGGCTGTGCTATTGCTGGTAGGTTCGCTGGCGGGCTTTTATTTCTTTGCCAAGCAGGGGCCGGTCGCGCAATGGGGTGCCCTGATTGTCGGCTTGGTGGCTGCGATAGCTGTTTTTCTGACCTCGGAGCCGGGCAAGCAGTTTGTCGCCTTTGGTCGTGATTCCTGGCGTGAAGTCAAAAAAGTCGTCTGGCCCGCCCGTAGAGAGGCTATCCAGATGACGGCGTACGTGTTTGCCTTTGTGGTGGTGATGGCGTTGTTTTTGTGGCTTACCGACAAAACGCTCGAATGGGTGTTTTACGACCTGATCCTGGGATGGAAAAGATAA
- the rplK gene encoding 50S ribosomal protein L11: protein MAKKIVGFIKLQVPAGKANPSPPIGPALGQRGLNIMEFCKAFNAQTQGVEPGLPLPVVITAFADKSFTFVIKTPPAGVLIKKAIKLDKGSSTPHTVKVGKISRAQLEEIAKTKMKDMTAADLDAAVRTIAGTARSMGVSVEGVV, encoded by the coding sequence ATGGCGAAAAAAATCGTCGGCTTTATCAAGCTGCAAGTGCCAGCTGGTAAGGCTAACCCGTCCCCCCCGATCGGCCCTGCGCTCGGTCAGCGCGGCTTGAACATCATGGAATTCTGCAAGGCATTCAATGCGCAGACCCAGGGTGTTGAGCCAGGCCTGCCGCTGCCTGTGGTGATCACGGCGTTTGCCGACAAGAGCTTTACCTTTGTTATCAAGACACCTCCAGCAGGCGTTCTGATCAAGAAGGCCATCAAGCTCGACAAGGGTTCGTCCACACCGCACACGGTGAAGGTTGGCAAGATTTCCCGCGCACAGCTGGAAGAAATCGCCAAGACCAAAATGAAAGACATGACGGCTGCTGACCTCGACGCTGCAGTTCGCACGATTGCTGGTACGGCCCGCTCCATGGGCGTGTCGGTGGAGGGTGTTGTATGA
- the tuf gene encoding elongation factor Tu codes for MAKGKFERTKPHVNVGTIGHVDHGKTTLTAAITTVLASKFGGEAKGYDQIDAAPEEKARGITINTAHVEYETANRHYAHVDCPGHADYVKNMITGAAQMDGAILVCSAADGPMPQTREHILLARQVGVPYIIVFLNKCDMVDDAELLELVEMEVRELLDKYDFPGDKTPIIHGSAKLAMEGDKGDLGEGAILKLAEALDTYIPLPERAVDGAFLMPVEDVFSISGRGTVVTGRVERGIIKVGEEIEIVGIADTQKTTCTGVEMFRKLLDQGQAGDNVGILLRGTKREDVQRGQVLCKPGSIKPHTHFTGEIYVLSKDEGGRHTPFFNNYRPQFYFRTTDVTGAIELPEGKEMVMPGDNVSITVKLINPIAMEEGLRFAIREGGKTVGAGVVAKIIA; via the coding sequence ATGGCAAAAGGCAAATTTGAGCGGACCAAGCCGCACGTCAACGTTGGCACGATTGGCCACGTGGATCATGGCAAGACGACGCTGACGGCGGCGATCACGACCGTTCTGGCATCCAAATTCGGCGGCGAAGCCAAGGGCTACGACCAAATTGACGCGGCGCCCGAAGAAAAAGCACGCGGCATCACGATCAACACCGCTCACGTCGAGTACGAAACGGCCAACCGCCACTACGCGCACGTCGACTGCCCAGGCCACGCCGACTATGTGAAGAACATGATCACCGGCGCGGCCCAGATGGACGGCGCCATTTTGGTGTGCTCGGCCGCTGACGGCCCCATGCCCCAGACCCGCGAGCACATCCTGCTGGCCCGTCAGGTGGGTGTTCCTTACATCATCGTGTTCCTGAACAAGTGCGACATGGTTGACGACGCCGAACTGCTCGAGCTCGTCGAAATGGAAGTGCGCGAGTTGCTCGACAAGTACGATTTCCCCGGCGACAAGACCCCCATCATCCACGGCTCAGCCAAGCTGGCCATGGAGGGCGACAAGGGCGACCTCGGCGAAGGCGCGATCCTGAAGCTGGCAGAAGCCCTTGACACCTACATTCCCCTGCCAGAGCGCGCTGTTGACGGCGCCTTCCTGATGCCCGTGGAAGACGTGTTCTCCATCTCCGGCCGCGGCACCGTCGTGACCGGCCGTGTCGAGCGCGGGATCATCAAGGTCGGCGAAGAAATCGAGATCGTCGGTATCGCTGACACGCAAAAGACCACCTGCACCGGCGTGGAAATGTTCCGCAAGCTGCTGGACCAGGGCCAGGCTGGTGACAACGTCGGTATCCTGCTCCGCGGCACCAAGCGCGAAGACGTGCAGCGCGGCCAGGTGCTGTGCAAGCCCGGCTCCATCAAGCCGCACACGCACTTCACCGGCGAGATCTACGTTCTGAGCAAGGACGAAGGCGGCCGCCACACGCCATTCTTCAACAACTACCGTCCCCAGTTCTACTTCCGCACGACGGACGTGACCGGTGCGATCGAGTTGCCAGAAGGCAAGGAAATGGTCATGCCAGGCGACAACGTGTCGATCACCGTCAAGCTGATCAACCCGATCGCCATGGAAGAAGGCCTGCGCTTCGCCATCCGTGAAGGCGGCAAGACCGTCGGCGCCGGCGTCGTGGCCAAAATCATTGCGTAA
- a CDS encoding chalcone isomerase family protein, with protein sequence MTLTTRCLAGLAGLVLSFGVLAAPMEVSGVKLDDPIEVNGTKLQLNGAGIRYKAVFKVYVAGLYLPKKAATPEEVYGMPGTKRISITLLRDIDSNELGKSFTTAFTDNAPKSEMSKLIPGLIKMGQIFADQKKLVAGEGFTIDWIPGTGTIISVKGKPQGEPFKEVEFFNALVRIWLGPQPADWKLKDAMLGKPA encoded by the coding sequence ATGACTTTGACAACGCGATGCCTTGCGGGCCTGGCCGGCCTGGTGCTTTCTTTCGGCGTCCTTGCCGCCCCAATGGAAGTTTCAGGCGTCAAGCTCGACGACCCGATTGAGGTCAACGGCACCAAACTGCAGCTCAACGGCGCCGGCATCCGCTACAAGGCGGTGTTCAAGGTCTATGTGGCAGGCTTGTACCTGCCCAAAAAGGCAGCAACCCCCGAAGAGGTCTACGGCATGCCCGGCACCAAGCGCATCAGCATCACCCTGCTGCGCGACATTGACTCCAACGAACTCGGCAAAAGCTTTACCACCGCCTTCACCGACAACGCGCCCAAGTCGGAGATGTCCAAGCTGATCCCCGGCCTCATCAAGATGGGCCAGATTTTTGCCGACCAGAAGAAGCTGGTCGCCGGCGAAGGCTTCACCATCGACTGGATCCCCGGCACCGGCACCATCATCTCCGTCAAAGGCAAACCGCAAGGCGAGCCCTTCAAGGAAGTGGAGTTCTTCAACGCCCTGGTGCGCATCTGGCTCGGCCCGCAGCCCGCCGACTGGAAGCTCAAAGACGCGATGCTGGGCAAACCCGCCTGA
- the ltaE gene encoding low-specificity L-threonine aldolase, protein MIVDLRSDTVTRPTAAMREAMLAAPLGDDVFGDDPAVNALQEKIAGLLGFEAALFVPTGTQSNLCGILSHCQRGDEYIVGQMAHCYRWEGGGAAVFGSVQPQPLNNHTDGTLSLAEIEAAIKPDDAHFARTRMLALENTLGGKLLPFDYVQQATALAKKHGLARHLDGARLFNAAVAQAAQTGSNPLAEARRIADCFDSVSVCFSKGLGAPVGSALCGSREFIARAHRIRKMAGGGMRQAGVLAAAASHALDHHVGRLAQDHALAKHLAEGLAGIEGLNVEPPQTNIVFVDLTGAAKEQSAALLKHLAKEGIQATGLYRLRFVTHLDVDTDGVDRAIAAIRQFFKA, encoded by the coding sequence ATGATTGTTGATCTGCGTAGCGACACCGTGACCCGCCCGACAGCCGCCATGCGCGAGGCCATGCTGGCCGCACCGCTGGGCGACGACGTCTTCGGCGACGACCCGGCCGTCAACGCCCTGCAGGAAAAGATCGCCGGCCTGCTGGGCTTTGAGGCCGCGCTCTTCGTGCCCACCGGCACGCAAAGCAACCTTTGTGGCATCCTCAGCCACTGCCAGCGCGGCGACGAATACATCGTCGGCCAGATGGCGCATTGCTACCGCTGGGAAGGCGGCGGCGCGGCTGTCTTCGGCAGTGTGCAGCCGCAGCCGCTGAACAACCACACCGACGGCACGCTGTCGCTGGCCGAGATCGAGGCAGCCATCAAGCCCGACGATGCGCACTTCGCACGCACCCGCATGCTGGCGCTTGAGAACACCCTGGGCGGCAAGCTGCTGCCGTTTGATTACGTGCAGCAGGCGACCGCGCTGGCGAAGAAGCACGGCCTGGCCCGCCACCTGGATGGCGCGCGGCTTTTTAATGCCGCCGTGGCGCAAGCCGCGCAAACCGGCAGCAACCCGTTGGCCGAAGCGCGCCGCATCGCCGATTGTTTTGACAGCGTCTCGGTTTGCTTCAGCAAGGGGCTGGGCGCGCCGGTCGGCTCGGCGCTGTGCGGTTCGCGCGAGTTCATCGCACGGGCACACCGCATCCGCAAGATGGCCGGCGGCGGCATGCGCCAGGCGGGCGTGCTGGCCGCCGCGGCATCGCACGCGCTGGACCACCACGTCGGCCGCCTCGCGCAAGACCACGCGCTGGCCAAACACCTGGCCGAAGGGCTGGCCGGCATCGAAGGCCTGAACGTGGAGCCGCCGCAGACCAACATTGTGTTTGTGGATTTGACGGGCGCCGCCAAAGAGCAGTCTGCGGCGCTGCTCAAGCACCTGGCGAAAGAGGGCATTCAGGCTACGGGCTTATATCGTCTACGCTTTGTCACGCACCTCGACGTCGATACCGACGGTGTAGACCGCGCCATCGCCGCGATCCGGCAGTTCTTCAAAGCCTGA
- a CDS encoding anthranilate synthase component I family protein, translated as MITELEFKSLAGQGYNRIPLMAEAFADLETPLSLYLKLAHSKDGGKFSFLLESVVGGERFGRYSFIGLPARTLVRASGFGADRVTEVVTDGRVVETSAANPLDFIADYQKRFKVALRPGLPRFCGGLAGYFGYDAVRHIEKKLEATCPPDTLGCPDIMLLQCEELAVIDNLSGKLYLIVYADPAQPEAYANAKKRLRELKEKLKYSVSAPVVKPSQGYPAERDFAKADYIAAVEKAKRLIEAGDFMQVQVGQRIKKRYTESPLSLYRALRSLNPSPYMYYYHFGDFHVVGASPEILVRQEQVARVAGPPQDANAPSGGSEYTTVTSVGAQFDQKITIRPLAGTRPRASSPEADKAVEHELVNDPKERAEHVMLIDLARNDIGRIAKTGTVKVTEAFSVERYSHVMHIVSNVEGVLLDGMTSMDVLKATFPAGTLTGAPKVHAMEIIDQLEPTKRGLYGGACGYLSYAGDMDVAIAIRTGIIKDQMLYVQAAAGVVADSVAELEWKETEAKARALLRASELVEEGLE; from the coding sequence GTGATTACAGAACTTGAATTTAAAAGCCTGGCCGGCCAGGGCTACAACCGCATTCCCCTGATGGCGGAGGCGTTTGCTGACCTTGAAACCCCGCTTTCCCTTTACCTCAAACTCGCGCATTCCAAAGACGGCGGCAAGTTCAGCTTTTTGCTGGAGTCGGTTGTCGGCGGTGAGCGTTTTGGCCGCTACAGCTTTATCGGCCTGCCGGCGCGCACGCTGGTGCGGGCCTCGGGCTTTGGCGCGGACCGGGTGACCGAGGTGGTGACGGACGGCCGTGTGGTGGAAACCTCCGCCGCCAACCCGCTGGACTTCATCGCTGATTACCAAAAACGCTTCAAGGTCGCGCTGCGGCCGGGCCTGCCGCGCTTTTGCGGCGGGCTGGCGGGCTATTTTGGGTATGACGCGGTGCGCCACATCGAGAAAAAGTTAGAGGCCACCTGCCCGCCCGACACGCTGGGTTGCCCCGACATCATGCTGCTGCAGTGTGAAGAGCTGGCGGTGATCGACAACCTCTCGGGCAAGCTCTACCTCATCGTCTACGCCGACCCGGCCCAGCCCGAGGCCTATGCCAACGCCAAAAAGCGCCTGCGTGAGTTGAAGGAAAAGCTCAAATACTCCGTCAGCGCACCGGTGGTCAAGCCCTCGCAAGGCTACCCGGCCGAACGCGACTTCGCCAAGGCCGACTACATCGCTGCGGTCGAAAAAGCCAAGCGCCTGATCGAAGCCGGCGACTTCATGCAGGTGCAGGTCGGCCAGCGCATCAAAAAGCGCTATACCGAATCGCCGCTCAGCCTGTACCGCGCGCTGCGCTCGCTCAACCCCAGCCCCTATATGTATTACTACCACTTTGGGGACTTCCATGTGGTGGGGGCGTCGCCCGAGATTCTGGTGCGGCAAGAGCAGGTGGCTCGCGTCGCCGGGCCGCCCCAAGACGCGAACGCCCCCTCGGGGGGCAGCGAGTACACCACAGTGACGAGCGTGGGGGCTCAGTTTGACCAGAAGATCACGATCCGCCCACTCGCCGGCACCCGCCCGCGCGCTTCCTCGCCCGAGGCCGACAAGGCCGTCGAGCACGAGTTGGTGAACGACCCGAAAGAGCGCGCCGAACACGTCATGCTGATCGACCTGGCGCGCAACGACATCGGCCGCATTGCCAAGACCGGCACGGTGAAGGTGACGGAAGCCTTCTCGGTGGAGCGCTACAGCCACGTGATGCACATCGTGAGCAATGTCGAGGGCGTGTTGCTCGACGGCATGACGAGCATGGATGTGCTGAAGGCCACCTTCCCGGCCGGCACGCTGACCGGAGCGCCCAAGGTGCACGCGATGGAAATCATCGATCAGCTGGAGCCGACCAAGCGCGGCCTTTACGGCGGCGCTTGCGGTTACCTCAGTTATGCCGGCGATATGGACGTGGCGATTGCGATCCGCACCGGCATCATCAAGGACCAGATGCTGTATGTGCAGGCGGCGGCCGGCGTGGTGGCTGATTCGGTGGCTGAACTTGAATGGAAAGAGACTGAGGCGAAAGCACGCGCGCTGCTGCGGGCGTCCGAGCTGGTGGAGGAGGGCCTGGAATGA
- a CDS encoding LysE family translocator, whose product MDINNLLFFIAAGLLLNLTPGPDVLYIVTHALRSGARAGMVAALGITSGCFVHIFAAAVGVSALIAASATAFTVLKWVGAAYLVYVGLRMLLARAPAADEPNAMNLVAEDQGTATATPLKRIFFQGFWTNVLNPKVALFFLAFVPQFITPDMHNKPLAFLLLGLLFNFNGLWVGFGYAWAAAWMARRLGALQRGMHWLERVAGAMFVGFGIKLALSDNPAT is encoded by the coding sequence ATGGACATCAACAATCTGCTTTTCTTCATCGCCGCCGGCCTGCTGCTCAACCTCACGCCCGGTCCCGACGTCCTCTACATCGTGACGCACGCACTGCGCTCAGGCGCGCGCGCCGGCATGGTGGCGGCCTTGGGCATCACGTCCGGCTGCTTTGTGCACATCTTTGCCGCGGCCGTCGGCGTCAGTGCGCTGATAGCGGCCTCCGCCACGGCTTTCACGGTGCTCAAGTGGGTCGGTGCGGCTTACCTGGTGTATGTCGGGCTGCGCATGCTGCTGGCGCGCGCGCCGGCTGCAGATGAGCCTAATGCTATGAATTTGGTAGCTGAAGATCAAGGTACTGCAACGGCTACGCCCCTGAAACGCATATTTTTCCAGGGCTTCTGGACGAATGTGCTGAATCCCAAGGTGGCGCTGTTCTTCCTGGCCTTTGTGCCGCAGTTCATCACGCCGGACATGCACAACAAGCCGCTGGCCTTCCTGTTGCTGGGTCTGCTGTTCAACTTCAATGGCCTGTGGGTGGGTTTCGGTTATGCGTGGGCCGCCGCGTGGATGGCCAGGCGCCTGGGCGCCTTGCAGCGCGGCATGCATTGGCTTGAGCGCGTGGCCGGCGCCATGTTTGTCGGCTTTGGCATCAAGCTGGCCCTTTCCGATAATCCAGCGACCTGA
- the gph gene encoding phosphoglycolate phosphatase (PGP is an essential enzyme in the glycolate salvage pathway in higher organisms (photorespiration in plants). Phosphoglycolate results from the oxidase activity of RubisCO in the Calvin cycle when concentrations of carbon dioxide are low relative to oxygen. This enzyme is a member of the Haloacid Dehalogenase (HAD) superfamily of aspartate-nucleophile hydrolase enzymes (PF00702).) has product MTFTPNTLDAAIIDLDGTMVDTLGDFAQALNLMLADLLPGDVAAARLDAAAIELMVGKGSEHLVKSALKHVQAHMGIAPSAINLVASYEQAYAGYQRHYAGINGRYSNVYPGVVDGLLALQQAGLKLACLTNKPVGFARELLKLKGLDGFFSIVFGGDSFERKKPDPLPLIKTCESLGTVPARTLMIGDSSNDARAARGAGCPVVLVTYGYNHGEPVRGVDSDGFVDSLAALNLQAFK; this is encoded by the coding sequence ATGACATTTACCCCAAACACCCTCGACGCAGCCATCATCGACCTCGACGGCACCATGGTCGACACCCTGGGTGACTTTGCCCAGGCCTTGAATCTCATGCTGGCTGACTTGCTGCCTGGCGATGTTGCGGCGGCGCGGCTGGACGCTGCGGCGATTGAGCTGATGGTGGGCAAGGGGTCTGAGCATCTTGTTAAATCTGCACTGAAACACGTTCAAGCCCATATGGGTATTGCGCCTTCAGCTATTAATTTAGTAGCAAGCTACGAGCAGGCCTATGCCGGCTACCAGCGGCATTACGCGGGCATCAATGGCCGCTATTCAAATGTGTACCCGGGTGTGGTTGATGGTTTGCTGGCCTTGCAGCAGGCGGGGTTGAAGCTGGCGTGTTTAACGAACAAGCCTGTGGGCTTTGCGCGTGAGCTGCTCAAGCTCAAGGGGCTGGATGGGTTTTTCAGCATCGTGTTTGGCGGCGATTCGTTTGAGCGCAAGAAGCCTGACCCGTTGCCTTTGATCAAAACCTGTGAAAGCCTGGGCACCGTGCCGGCACGCACCTTGATGATTGGTGATTCCAGCAACGACGCGCGGGCCGCGCGCGGGGCGGGTTGCCCGGTGGTGCTGGTGACGTATGGCTACAACCATGGCGAGCCGGTGCGGGGTGTGGATTCGGACGGGTTTGTGGATTCGCTGGCCGCGTTGAATTTGCAGGCCTTCAAATAA
- the rplA gene encoding 50S ribosomal protein L1: MSKLTKRQKTIGDKIDSNKLYALPEALGLVKEFAVAKFDESIDVAVQLGIDAKKSDQVVRGAVVLPNGTGKTKRVAVFAQGAKAEEAKAAGADIVGMDDLAAEIKAGKMDFDVVIASPDAMRIVGTLGQVLGPRGLMPNPKVGTVTPDVATAVKNAKAGQVQFRVDKAGIVHGTIGRRSFDTAKLQGNLAALIDALQKAKPASSKGVYLKKVAVSSTMGVGVRVDTQTIAA; the protein is encoded by the coding sequence ATGAGCAAGTTGACCAAACGTCAAAAAACCATCGGCGACAAGATCGACAGCAACAAGCTGTACGCATTGCCTGAAGCTTTGGGCCTCGTCAAAGAGTTCGCCGTCGCCAAATTCGATGAATCCATCGATGTGGCCGTGCAGCTCGGCATCGATGCCAAGAAATCCGACCAGGTCGTTCGCGGCGCGGTTGTGTTGCCTAACGGCACCGGTAAAACCAAACGTGTGGCTGTGTTTGCCCAGGGCGCCAAGGCTGAAGAAGCGAAAGCCGCCGGCGCAGACATCGTCGGCATGGACGATCTGGCTGCTGAAATCAAGGCAGGCAAGATGGACTTCGACGTGGTGATCGCTTCCCCCGATGCCATGCGCATCGTGGGTACGCTCGGTCAGGTGCTCGGCCCCCGTGGTCTGATGCCCAACCCCAAGGTCGGCACCGTGACGCCTGACGTGGCAACTGCCGTCAAGAACGCAAAAGCTGGCCAGGTCCAGTTCCGCGTTGACAAGGCCGGCATCGTGCACGGCACGATCGGCCGCCGCTCGTTCGACACCGCCAAGCTGCAAGGCAACCTGGCTGCGTTGATCGACGCGTTGCAAAAAGCCAAGCCGGCTTCGAGCAAAGGTGTGTATTTGAAGAAAGTTGCGGTTTCGTCAACGATGGGTGTGGGCGTTCGCGTCGACACGCAAACCATCGCAGCGTAA
- a CDS encoding patatin-like phospholipase family protein has translation MSTPTPAASPPEPSSLRRVNLALQGGGSHGAFTWGVLDALLQDERIEFDGISGASAGAVNAVALAHGFAAAAQKDSGTPDPREAARASLARIWQGVAAMGSLGSMADGISKMLLGGWPSDRVGANFFGNAMSQWLSPYQSNPLDINPLRKLLQAEIDFPAIAKLDAPRAFVSATHVTTGRAEIFSGKRLTLQSVMASTCLPTLFQAVEIDGQSYWDGGFSSNPSLLPLISECSSRDIIVVQINPLRRPEVPHTPHDIMDRVNELTFNASLLSQMRTIDFINRLLADGRLQEGAKYKSLLLHRIDGGEALENLPSSSKMSADGAMIEKLFEMGQGAAKRWLRRHFEALGQQSTVNIRRDYVGSLPQEF, from the coding sequence ATGAGTACCCCAACCCCAGCCGCCTCGCCGCCAGAACCCTCCTCTTTGCGGCGGGTCAACCTGGCGTTGCAGGGCGGCGGCTCCCATGGCGCCTTCACTTGGGGCGTTCTGGACGCCCTGCTGCAAGACGAACGCATCGAATTTGACGGCATCAGCGGGGCCAGCGCCGGCGCCGTCAATGCCGTGGCGCTGGCGCACGGTTTTGCTGCCGCCGCTCAGAAGGACAGCGGAACGCCCGATCCCCGCGAAGCGGCCCGCGCCTCCCTCGCCCGTATCTGGCAAGGCGTTGCGGCCATGGGCAGCCTGGGCTCCATGGCCGACGGCATTAGCAAAATGCTTTTGGGAGGCTGGCCCTCCGATAGAGTGGGCGCTAACTTTTTCGGCAACGCTATGAGTCAGTGGCTCTCGCCCTACCAGTCCAACCCGCTGGACATCAACCCCCTGCGCAAGCTGCTGCAGGCGGAAATCGACTTTCCCGCCATTGCCAAACTCGACGCGCCCAGGGCCTTTGTCTCCGCCACCCACGTCACCACCGGCCGGGCGGAAATTTTCTCGGGCAAGCGCCTGACGCTGCAGTCCGTCATGGCCTCCACTTGCCTGCCGACGCTGTTCCAGGCGGTGGAAATCGACGGCCAGTCCTATTGGGATGGCGGCTTTTCGAGCAACCCGTCCCTGCTGCCTCTTATCAGTGAGTGCAGCAGCCGGGACATCATCGTGGTGCAGATCAACCCCCTGCGGCGCCCCGAGGTCCCCCACACGCCGCACGACATCATGGACCGGGTGAACGAGCTGACCTTCAATGCCAGCCTGCTGTCGCAGATGCGCACCATCGATTTCATCAACCGCCTGCTGGCCGACGGGCGCCTGCAGGAGGGCGCGAAATACAAAAGCCTGCTGCTGCACCGCATCGACGGCGGCGAAGCCCTGGAAAACCTGCCCTCGTCGAGCAAGATGTCGGCCGACGGCGCCATGATTGAAAAACTGTTTGAAATGGGCCAGGGCGCCGCAAAGCGCTGGCTGCGCCGCCACTTTGAGGCCCTTGGCCAGCAAAGCACGGTGAATATCCGGCGCGATTACGTGGGCAGCCTTCCGCAGGAGTTTTAG
- the nusG gene encoding transcription termination/antitermination protein NusG produces the protein MQWYVVHAYSGMEKAVERNIVERINRAGMQSKFGRFLVPTEEVVEIKNGQKKTTERRFFPGYVLVEMVMDDETWHLVKHTNKVTGFVGGAKNRPAPISEEDVQKIVSQMQVGTEKPRHKVEFETGEYVRVKDGPFTDFNGTVEEVNYDKNKVRVSVTIFGRATPVELEFSQIEKT, from the coding sequence ATGCAGTGGTATGTCGTTCATGCCTACTCCGGCATGGAAAAAGCGGTTGAGCGCAACATTGTTGAGCGCATTAACCGTGCGGGCATGCAATCCAAGTTCGGCCGTTTTCTGGTGCCTACTGAAGAAGTGGTTGAAATCAAGAATGGGCAGAAGAAAACGACGGAGCGTCGCTTCTTCCCCGGATATGTGCTGGTTGAGATGGTCATGGATGACGAAACCTGGCACCTCGTGAAGCACACCAACAAGGTGACGGGTTTTGTCGGTGGCGCCAAGAATCGCCCGGCCCCCATCTCGGAAGAAGACGTCCAGAAGATTGTCAGCCAGATGCAGGTAGGCACCGAGAAGCCGCGTCACAAGGTGGAGTTTGAAACGGGCGAATACGTTCGCGTCAAGGACGGCCCTTTCACCGACTTCAACGGTACGGTGGAAGAAGTCAACTACGACAAGAACAAAGTGCGTGTGTCGGTCACGATTTTTGGCCGCGCTACGCCGGTGGAACTGGAATTCAGCCAGATCGAAAAGACGTAA
- a CDS encoding aminodeoxychorismate/anthranilate synthase component II: MKRKLLMIDNYDSFTYNIVQYFGELGAEVEVFRNDEISVADIAARKPDLLVVSPGPCSPAEAGISVEAIQHFAGKLPILGVCLGHQSIGAAFGGKIIRAQQLMHGKTSVITTTQEGVFANLPEQFVVNRYHSLAIDKPTCPAALAVTAWTDDGEIMGVRHKELPIQGVQFHPESILTEHGHAMLKNFLEQTA, encoded by the coding sequence ATGAAGCGCAAACTCTTGATGATCGACAACTACGACAGCTTTACCTACAACATCGTCCAGTACTTCGGAGAGCTGGGCGCCGAGGTGGAGGTGTTTCGCAACGACGAGATCAGCGTGGCCGACATCGCCGCGCGCAAGCCGGATTTGCTGGTGGTCTCACCCGGCCCGTGTTCCCCGGCCGAGGCGGGCATTTCGGTCGAGGCGATCCAGCACTTTGCCGGCAAGCTGCCGATTTTGGGCGTGTGCCTGGGCCACCAGAGCATTGGCGCGGCCTTCGGCGGCAAGATCATCCGCGCGCAGCAACTCATGCACGGCAAGACCAGCGTGATCACCACCACACAAGAGGGCGTATTCGCCAATCTGCCCGAGCAGTTTGTCGTCAACCGCTACCACTCGCTGGCGATCGACAAGCCGACCTGCCCGGCCGCGCTGGCTGTCACGGCCTGGACAGACGACGGTGAGATCATGGGCGTGCGCCACAAGGAGCTGCCGATCCAGGGTGTGCAATTTCACCCAGAATCCATCCTGACCGAGCATGGCCACGCGATGCTGAAGAACTTTCTGGAGCAAACGGCATGA
- a CDS encoding chorismate mutase has protein sequence MQIHPVHPAVEHCHSMADVRRNIDALDERIVRLIAERSAYVAQAARIKQRADQVYDQARIDFIIERVRAQARKAGAPEAIVEAAYRAMIAASIDFERGEFTRLRQEA, from the coding sequence ATGCAGATCCATCCAGTGCATCCCGCCGTTGAGCACTGCCACAGCATGGCCGACGTGCGCCGCAACATCGACGCGCTGGACGAGCGCATCGTGCGGCTGATCGCCGAACGCAGCGCTTACGTGGCGCAGGCGGCGCGCATCAAGCAGCGCGCGGACCAGGTGTACGACCAGGCGCGCATCGATTTCATCATCGAGCGCGTGCGCGCCCAGGCCCGCAAGGCCGGCGCCCCCGAGGCGATTGTGGAGGCGGCTTACCGCGCCATGATTGCCGCATCCATTGACTTTGAGCGCGGCGAATTCACACGCCTGCGCCAGGAGGCCTGA